The following proteins come from a genomic window of Natronosalvus vescus:
- a CDS encoding DUF7573 domain-containing protein translates to MTEDRSLSDFVNATGAKDSSGGSGGSDRSDEDSGGDLEGASPDAEPETDDHATSTDPGPGTSDADSGLSTYAWGTYTCRSCGETVDHVWRVEDDLVCSRCVQW, encoded by the coding sequence GTGACCGAGGATCGCTCGCTTTCGGATTTCGTGAACGCAACCGGTGCCAAAGATAGTTCGGGCGGTTCAGGCGGTTCGGACAGGTCGGACGAAGACTCCGGTGGCGACCTCGAAGGCGCCTCCCCCGATGCGGAGCCCGAAACGGACGATCACGCCACATCCACCGATCCAGGGCCTGGAACCTCCGACGCCGACTCGGGTCTCTCGACGTACGCGTGGGGGACGTACACCTGCCGCTCGTGTGGCGAGACGGTCGACCACGTCTGGCGGGTCGAGGACGACCTCGTCTGCTCGAGGTGCGTGCAGTGGTGA
- a CDS encoding cold-shock protein gives MAKGTVAFFNDTGGYGFIETDDADDDVFFHMEDVGGPDLEEGQEVEFDIEQADKGPRATNLERL, from the coding sequence ATGGCGAAAGGTACGGTCGCATTCTTCAACGACACTGGCGGTTACGGATTCATCGAAACTGACGACGCGGACGACGACGTGTTCTTCCACATGGAGGACGTCGGCGGCCCTGATCTCGAGGAGGGACAGGAGGTCGAGTTCGACATCGAGCAGGCCGACAAAGGCCCGCGCGCGACGAATCTCGAGCGACTCTAA
- a CDS encoding 5,10-methylenetetrahydromethanopterin reductase, whose protein sequence is MDGDTRKPTWGIELTPEHPPARLASLAARAEDEGFDVAFASSHYFNRDPFATLSLMAEATDSIRLGPGVVNPFQDHPVPLAARVATIDEVSDGRGVYGIGAGDRSALSNLGIEHERPLRRVLESFSVARDLWAGDTITHEGTFTARDASLNLEPRDIPVYVGAQGPHMLRMSAKHADGVLINASHPRDLEWAAEQVEIGLADRPDDRGAFESLAFASVSVADTDDAAREAARPPVAFIAGGAAPPVIERHGLDVEAVETVRGHLEAGDLSDAFAAVTPPMIDAFAIAGTTETVADQFADALSFVDGIVVGSPLGPDLEAAIEKASRALRVAQRV, encoded by the coding sequence ATGGACGGGGACACTCGAAAGCCGACCTGGGGGATCGAACTTACGCCCGAACACCCACCCGCCCGACTCGCGAGTCTCGCCGCTCGCGCCGAGGACGAGGGGTTCGACGTCGCGTTCGCGAGCAGCCACTACTTCAACCGCGATCCGTTCGCGACGCTTTCGCTGATGGCCGAGGCGACCGACTCGATTCGACTCGGCCCCGGCGTCGTCAACCCGTTCCAGGATCACCCGGTTCCGCTGGCGGCCCGGGTGGCCACCATCGACGAGGTGAGTGACGGCCGCGGCGTCTACGGCATCGGTGCTGGCGACCGCTCCGCGCTTTCGAACCTCGGCATCGAACACGAGCGCCCACTTCGGCGCGTCCTCGAGTCGTTCTCGGTGGCCCGCGACCTCTGGGCCGGCGATACCATCACTCACGAGGGCACGTTCACCGCTCGCGACGCGTCGCTCAACCTCGAGCCCCGCGACATCCCGGTGTACGTCGGCGCGCAGGGGCCGCACATGCTACGGATGAGCGCGAAACACGCCGACGGGGTGCTGATCAACGCCTCCCACCCGCGCGACCTCGAGTGGGCGGCCGAGCAGGTCGAAATCGGCCTCGCAGATCGGCCGGACGACCGCGGTGCGTTCGAGTCACTTGCGTTCGCCAGCGTCAGCGTGGCCGACACGGACGACGCCGCCAGGGAGGCCGCTCGACCCCCTGTTGCGTTCATCGCCGGCGGGGCGGCTCCACCGGTGATCGAACGCCACGGCCTCGACGTCGAGGCCGTCGAGACCGTCCGCGGACACCTCGAGGCGGGCGACCTCTCGGACGCGTTCGCGGCCGTGACGCCACCAATGATCGACGCGTTTGCCATCGCGGGGACGACCGAGACGGTGGCCGATCAGTTCGCGGACGCACTGTCCTTCGTCGACGGGATCGTCGTGGGCTCGCCGCTGGGGCCGGATCTCGAGGCGGCGATCGAGAAAGCGAGTCGGGCGCTCAGGGTCGCACAACGGGTGTGA